In one window of Pseudodesulfovibrio sediminis DNA:
- a CDS encoding S16 family serine protease encodes MGWFGIRGSSSPKEVKTTDEDVPAKKEHAPVSLPHDSLREKIESAGLSPEILETARAECDRLKSVDPSSPEYAISLNFLEVILSLPWNTTTKDDLDIVRAEEVLNARHYGLGRVKDRILEFLAVKNLCAQSLPRILLVDDELIARENLSIVFEADGFEVEAVANGLEAVAAMEKKPAHIVVSDLKMDGMDGMELLQVLRKKWPDTKVIMITGYATVKTAVAAMRQGADQYLGKPVNLTKLRAYVNELYEKSIRSRHLHGFVLCFNGPPGMGKTSIGKAIAEAMGRKFFRLSLAGLRDEAELRGHRRTYVGAMPGRIIQGIQKARAKNPVIMLDEVDKAVQDFQGDATSVLLEMLDSEQNHAFVDHYLGLPFDLSSVLFICTSNAVERLPAPLRDRLEIIDFPSYTLDEKLQIASRYIFPDQLQLHGLNEKLVNLPIESVRAIIFGYTREAGLRGVRKQLASLCRKLAKQVLTEGNTAVEIDKNMVLELLGAPPFAMASAQSQPKVGLSTSLVWTQNGGEIIFVEVARMKGNKQLILTGSLGEVLRESAQTALSYCRSHAEEFGIDPDFYATSDIHIHIPAGAVSKEGPSAGVAITLALLSLLTGRPIRQDMASTGELSLLGEVLPVGGVREKLMAAQSAGIATVILPQGCASRVQSIEDTVLEDLDIRFVSTMDEAAREALCASPTPDDTV; translated from the coding sequence ATGGGATGGTTCGGCATTCGAGGCTCCTCTTCTCCCAAAGAGGTGAAAACGACAGACGAGGACGTTCCCGCAAAAAAAGAACATGCGCCGGTTTCCCTGCCGCATGACTCCCTGCGAGAAAAGATCGAATCTGCCGGTCTTTCCCCTGAGATCCTGGAAACAGCCCGAGCGGAATGTGACCGTTTGAAGAGCGTTGATCCGTCTTCGCCCGAATATGCGATCAGCCTGAATTTTCTGGAAGTTATTCTTTCCCTTCCCTGGAATACCACCACCAAGGATGATCTGGATATTGTCCGTGCCGAGGAAGTGCTCAATGCACGACATTACGGGCTGGGGCGGGTGAAGGACCGCATCCTTGAATTTCTCGCGGTCAAGAATCTCTGCGCCCAAAGTTTGCCCCGCATTCTGCTGGTGGATGATGAACTTATTGCCCGCGAAAACCTCTCCATCGTGTTCGAAGCCGATGGATTTGAGGTGGAGGCAGTCGCCAACGGCCTTGAAGCGGTGGCCGCCATGGAAAAGAAGCCTGCTCACATCGTCGTTTCCGATCTCAAGATGGATGGCATGGACGGCATGGAGTTGTTGCAGGTGCTGCGCAAGAAGTGGCCGGACACCAAAGTGATCATGATCACAGGGTATGCTACCGTTAAGACGGCTGTGGCAGCCATGCGACAGGGGGCCGATCAATATCTCGGCAAACCCGTCAATCTGACCAAATTGCGTGCATATGTTAATGAATTATACGAGAAAAGCATTCGATCCCGTCACCTTCACGGATTCGTTTTGTGCTTTAACGGCCCGCCCGGCATGGGCAAGACGTCCATTGGCAAGGCCATTGCCGAGGCCATGGGCAGGAAGTTCTTCCGCCTTTCCCTGGCAGGTCTCCGTGACGAAGCCGAGCTGCGCGGACACAGGCGCACCTATGTCGGCGCCATGCCCGGCCGCATCATTCAAGGCATACAAAAAGCCAGAGCCAAAAACCCTGTCATCATGCTGGACGAAGTGGACAAGGCTGTGCAGGATTTTCAGGGTGACGCCACATCGGTCCTGCTTGAAATGCTCGATTCGGAGCAGAACCACGCCTTTGTGGATCACTATCTCGGCCTACCGTTCGATCTCTCCAGCGTGTTGTTTATCTGCACCTCCAATGCCGTGGAGCGGCTTCCGGCTCCGCTGCGGGACCGTCTCGAAATCATCGATTTTCCGAGCTACACTCTGGATGAAAAGCTGCAGATCGCATCACGGTATATCTTTCCCGATCAACTGCAGTTGCACGGCCTGAACGAAAAGCTCGTGAATCTGCCCATTGAATCGGTTCGGGCCATCATTTTCGGGTATACTCGTGAGGCGGGGTTGCGTGGGGTGCGCAAGCAGTTGGCTTCCCTGTGTCGCAAGCTTGCCAAGCAGGTGCTTACGGAAGGGAATACCGCCGTTGAGATAGATAAAAATATGGTCCTCGAATTGTTGGGAGCACCGCCGTTTGCCATGGCGTCCGCGCAGTCCCAGCCCAAGGTCGGGTTGTCAACGAGTCTGGTCTGGACTCAGAATGGAGGTGAAATCATCTTTGTGGAAGTCGCACGGATGAAGGGCAACAAGCAGCTCATATTGACCGGGTCATTGGGCGAAGTCTTGCGTGAGTCTGCGCAGACGGCTCTGAGTTATTGCCGCAGTCATGCCGAAGAGTTCGGCATAGATCCTGATTTTTATGCGACATCGGACATCCACATCCACATTCCGGCAGGCGCTGTTTCCAAGGAAGGGCCCTCCGCCGGCGTGGCCATTACGCTGGCGCTCCTGTCTCTGCTGACCGGGCGCCCCATACGGCAGGACATGGCCTCCACAGGAGAGTTGTCCCTGCTTGGCGAGGTGTTGCCGGTGGGCGGTGTCAGGGAAAAACTCATGGCGGCACAGTCTGCCGGGATTGCCACGGTCATCTTGCCGCAGGGGTGTGCCTCAAGAGTGCAATCGATTGAGGATACCGTGCTTGAGGATCTGGATATCCGCTTTGTTTCGACCATGGATGAAGCGGCCAGGGAAGCCCTGTGCGCGTCACCTACTCCAGATGATACCGTTTGA
- a CDS encoding sigma-54-dependent transcriptional regulator: MTVASIMVVEDERIARENLTHVLTSSGYNVTALASAEEGLRELAKNEYDLVITDLMLPGIDGIQMMERIRAQHPMVIVIVVTGHATVSNAVKAMQKGAHSYIAKPVKLDELRLQVERALEQHALSVEVQRLRKIVAQGKSDFPLVGESDVFVQLKKTVRQLAQMKCNVLIQGETGTGKELVAQGIHQLSQRSEERFMAINCGTFTAELMDKELFGHEKEAFTGANRGQKGILEVADGGTVFFDEIGELPLNMQVKLLRVLQERTFLRVGGTKEIPVDIRVVAATNCDLRELVEKGEFRQDLYYRLNVVTLQAPPLREHREDIPILIGHFLEKHHQTGQTINSISQDALDILMNYPFPGNVRELENIVQRALALGQGTSFTPDLLPAGISNVEPEAPLPTLEDLEKAHIRKVLAASASNKTQAARILGIDRVSLWRKIKRYHLE; the protein is encoded by the coding sequence ATGACCGTCGCATCCATCATGGTAGTCGAAGACGAGCGAATTGCCCGGGAAAACCTGACGCATGTGCTGACCTCCTCCGGCTACAATGTCACTGCCCTTGCCTCTGCCGAAGAAGGGCTCCGCGAGTTGGCCAAGAACGAGTATGATCTGGTCATCACGGACCTGATGCTTCCGGGAATTGACGGCATCCAGATGATGGAACGCATCCGGGCCCAGCACCCGATGGTCATCGTCATCGTGGTCACCGGACACGCCACTGTCTCCAACGCCGTCAAGGCGATGCAGAAAGGCGCACACTCCTACATTGCCAAGCCGGTCAAGCTGGATGAGCTGCGGCTCCAGGTGGAACGGGCGTTGGAACAGCACGCCCTTTCAGTGGAAGTCCAGCGTCTGCGCAAAATCGTGGCACAGGGTAAAAGCGATTTTCCGCTCGTCGGCGAGAGCGATGTCTTTGTTCAACTGAAGAAAACCGTCAGGCAACTGGCCCAGATGAAATGCAACGTCCTCATTCAGGGCGAGACCGGCACAGGCAAGGAGCTTGTGGCACAGGGCATCCATCAGCTCAGCCAGCGATCCGAAGAGCGTTTCATGGCCATCAACTGCGGTACGTTCACGGCAGAACTGATGGACAAGGAACTGTTCGGCCATGAAAAGGAAGCATTCACCGGCGCCAACAGAGGACAGAAAGGCATTCTCGAAGTCGCTGATGGCGGGACGGTCTTTTTCGATGAAATCGGCGAACTGCCGTTGAACATGCAGGTCAAGCTGCTCCGGGTCCTTCAGGAGCGCACCTTCCTGCGCGTGGGCGGGACCAAGGAAATCCCGGTGGACATCCGGGTCGTTGCCGCGACCAATTGCGACCTGCGCGAACTGGTTGAAAAAGGTGAATTTCGTCAGGATCTCTACTACCGCCTCAACGTGGTCACCCTCCAGGCTCCGCCACTGCGGGAACACCGTGAAGACATCCCGATCCTTATCGGTCACTTTCTGGAAAAGCACCACCAGACAGGGCAAACGATCAACTCCATTTCCCAGGATGCGCTGGACATTCTCATGAACTACCCGTTTCCGGGCAACGTGCGGGAGCTGGAGAACATCGTGCAGCGAGCCCTGGCCCTCGGCCAGGGAACATCCTTCACGCCCGACCTGCTGCCGGCCGGCATCAGCAACGTCGAACCCGAAGCCCCGCTTCCGACTCTTGAAGATCTGGAAAAGGCGCATATCCGCAAAGTGCTTGCGGCCTCGGCCTCAAACAAGACGCAGGCAGCCCGCATCCTCGGTATAGACCGGGTCTCCCTGTGGCGGAAAATCAAACGGTATCATCTGGAGTAG
- a CDS encoding RNA recognition motif domain-containing protein has product MSKNLYVGNLSWSTTEDEVRDAFGSYGEVVSVKLIEDRETGRPRGFGFVEMDDAGAREAIANLDGKDFGGRNIKVNEAKAREERPRW; this is encoded by the coding sequence ATGTCTAAGAATCTTTATGTTGGCAATTTGTCATGGAGCACTACTGAAGACGAAGTACGTGACGCTTTTGGCTCGTACGGCGAAGTCGTTTCCGTTAAACTTATCGAAGATCGTGAGACTGGTCGTCCGCGTGGTTTCGGTTTTGTTGAGATGGACGATGCCGGTGCTCGTGAAGCGATTGCCAACCTGGACGGCAAAGACTTCGGTGGCCGTAATATCAAGGTCAACGAAGCCAAAGCTCGTGAAGAACGCCCCCGCTGGTAG
- a CDS encoding universal stress protein encodes MIGFFKRFSKNPTEMVTDTPIPEVAQCDCERQECKILIVCKGAAFSDSIADYAIDMAQKTRSSLVALNLDESGKQFDDFCSKAKQSIQEFSCKAMEAGLGFAHEVRQGNEEAVVSELYSQDPQFRYIMDDAPDICKRGTIPVYTRATLHAK; translated from the coding sequence ATGATAGGTTTTTTCAAGCGATTTTCAAAGAATCCCACTGAAATGGTCACCGATACCCCGATCCCAGAAGTAGCCCAATGCGACTGTGAACGGCAGGAATGCAAGATACTCATCGTCTGCAAGGGCGCTGCCTTTTCAGACAGTATTGCCGACTACGCCATAGACATGGCCCAGAAAACTCGCAGCTCTCTTGTGGCACTCAATCTTGACGAGTCAGGGAAGCAGTTTGACGATTTCTGCTCCAAGGCAAAGCAGAGCATTCAGGAATTCTCCTGCAAGGCCATGGAAGCCGGACTGGGTTTTGCCCACGAAGTGCGGCAGGGAAATGAAGAAGCTGTTGTTTCCGAACTGTATTCGCAAGATCCCCAGTTCAGATACATTATGGATGATGCCCCGGACATCTGCAAGAGAGGCACCATTCCAGTGTACACTCGAGCGACACTGCACGCGAAATAA
- a CDS encoding RidA family protein produces MSELTFIATDKAPAAVGPYSQAVAAGGMLYVSGQLGLDPATMTLAEGFTAQAEQAMRNLGAILDEAGCAVTDIVSVDVFLVDMDEFKTLNGIYAEFMGEHKPARAAIQVAALPLGGLVEIKCVVRCS; encoded by the coding sequence ATGAGTGAATTGACGTTTATTGCTACTGATAAAGCCCCGGCTGCAGTCGGTCCCTACTCCCAGGCAGTCGCTGCCGGCGGTATGCTGTACGTCAGCGGTCAGCTCGGGCTGGACCCCGCGACCATGACCCTGGCCGAAGGATTCACCGCACAGGCCGAGCAGGCCATGCGCAACCTGGGTGCCATCCTTGATGAGGCCGGGTGCGCTGTCACGGATATCGTCAGCGTTGATGTCTTTCTGGTGGATATGGACGAATTCAAGACCCTCAATGGCATTTACGCGGAGTTCATGGGTGAGCACAAACCTGCGCGTGCGGCTATTCAGGTTGCGGCCCTGCCTCTGGGTGGTCTCGTCGAGATCAAGTGCGTGGTTCGCTGCTCCTGA
- a CDS encoding sensor histidine kinase → MVRPNLRQTIVIGIAIFTFAFGSIALLSLSNINQLQQEVLLVERADDLRNLILEIRREEKNFFLYQDTALFSIGEENLKHAMDILNILSEEVTRPHSKHYGTELTQGIEKYAGLLKQFSSTSSNIRENSPAAHALRETGQSLVEDSRAIAEFERENILLINQELRMTLIISMAVVAVVVLALVFFVSRSILGPLRQVQEATRQIAQGTFIPLEVKNAGDEIQQVFVALNSMVEQLNKRQTQLVQAQKLSSIGTLASGIAHQLNNPLNNISTSAQILSEETAGNSAFADKMMHNIEQETIRARDIVKGLLEFSRHKDFVPQQWNLKTVLDGAIQLVSSQLGPRISVDVQVADEISLFLDRQRFQEALINLMINSIQAIGDNEGRIEIATMQDADHQVITISDTGEGMPPDTLQRIFDPFFSTKDVGQGTGLGLYIVYGIIKEHRGSIRVESVPGQKTTFFIRLPLNQEELA, encoded by the coding sequence ATGGTCAGACCGAATCTCAGACAGACCATTGTCATTGGAATTGCAATTTTTACGTTTGCTTTCGGCAGCATCGCCCTGCTGTCGCTTTCCAATATCAATCAATTGCAGCAGGAAGTGCTGCTGGTGGAGCGCGCAGACGACCTGCGCAACCTCATTCTTGAGATTCGACGCGAAGAAAAGAACTTCTTTCTCTATCAGGACACGGCATTATTCTCCATCGGCGAGGAAAACCTGAAACACGCCATGGATATCCTCAACATCCTGTCAGAAGAAGTCACCAGACCGCACAGCAAACACTACGGCACCGAACTGACACAAGGTATCGAGAAATACGCCGGCCTCCTGAAACAATTCAGCTCCACATCCAGCAATATCAGAGAGAACAGCCCGGCTGCCCACGCGCTCCGCGAGACAGGCCAATCCCTTGTGGAAGATTCACGGGCCATTGCCGAGTTCGAACGGGAGAACATCCTGCTCATCAACCAAGAACTGCGGATGACGCTGATTATCTCCATGGCCGTTGTCGCGGTCGTGGTGCTCGCGCTGGTGTTCTTTGTCTCCCGGAGCATCCTCGGCCCGTTACGGCAGGTGCAGGAAGCCACGCGCCAGATAGCCCAGGGAACGTTCATCCCCCTTGAAGTCAAGAATGCCGGGGATGAAATCCAACAGGTATTCGTTGCCCTCAACTCCATGGTCGAACAGCTCAATAAACGACAGACGCAGCTCGTACAGGCACAAAAACTTTCCTCCATCGGCACACTGGCGTCAGGCATTGCCCATCAGTTGAACAATCCCCTCAACAACATATCGACGTCAGCCCAGATCCTTTCCGAAGAAACCGCCGGGAACAGTGCATTCGCAGATAAAATGATGCACAACATCGAGCAGGAAACCATCCGCGCCCGCGACATCGTCAAGGGGCTGCTCGAATTCTCCAGACATAAGGATTTCGTACCGCAACAGTGGAACCTCAAAACGGTTCTTGATGGTGCCATACAACTGGTCTCCAGCCAGCTCGGCCCCCGCATTTCAGTAGACGTGCAGGTAGCCGACGAGATCAGCCTGTTCCTTGACAGGCAACGTTTTCAGGAAGCCTTGATCAACCTCATGATCAACTCCATACAGGCCATCGGCGACAACGAAGGGCGTATTGAAATCGCGACGATGCAGGACGCAGACCATCAGGTCATCACCATTTCAGACACCGGCGAAGGCATGCCCCCGGACACGCTCCAGCGCATTTTCGATCCCTTCTTCTCCACAAAGGACGTTGGGCAGGGAACCGGTCTCGGCCTTTACATCGTCTATGGCATCATCAAGGAACACCGAGGGTCGATCCGCGTCGAAAGCGTCCCCGGCCAGAAAACCACGTTTTTCATCCGCCTTCCGCTCAACCAGGAGGAGCTGGCATGA
- a CDS encoding SLC13 family permease, which yields MTPEIITVMAVLVLAVLLFIFEWVRVDVVGLIMMVLLPLLGLVTPQQAISGLSSNAVVSIIAVIIIGAGLDKTGIMNSMARVILRFAGKSESRIMTLISTTVAFISGFMQNIGAAALFLPAAKRIGNQTGVPIGRLLMPMGFCAIIGGCLTLVGSSPLILLNDLMVVGGTKYESFGLFSVTPVGLLLIAAALIYFIIFGRFVLPTRSEDESSGPMSSVLTGTYNNVGSLFELHVPMDWKNDSTLKSLDLRPVYFATLVAIARDNGKDHIFAPLPSETIQAGDHLVFVGPQEFIEHMAEDMGWALQAELSTFAEELSPNNAGIMEGIVTPRSEFMGKTIAEFRLRERFKVSTLAIFRGDKLFVSGLSDIVIESGDALLVHGRWEVFHMLNGLPDLVFTEDVKGEILRTEKAKVALFWLAVSLVLILGFHIQLSIALLTGALGMVLTKVLTIDEAYQSVDWMTVFLLGGLIPLGMAFENTGAAKYIADTIMGALGTPTPLVLLTVIGILTSFFTLVASNVGATVLLVPLSMNMALNAGVDPRVAALTVAVAASNTFVLPTHQVNALIMRPGGYRTIDYVRSGAGMTVIYMVVMIAALMLFY from the coding sequence ATGACTCCTGAAATTATTACGGTTATGGCCGTACTCGTACTCGCTGTCCTTCTTTTCATCTTCGAATGGGTCAGGGTCGATGTCGTCGGTCTCATCATGATGGTCCTGCTGCCCCTTCTGGGATTGGTCACTCCACAGCAGGCCATCAGCGGGTTGAGTAGTAACGCGGTTGTCTCCATTATCGCTGTCATCATTATCGGTGCCGGTCTGGACAAGACCGGCATCATGAACTCAATGGCCAGGGTCATTCTCCGATTTGCCGGTAAAAGCGAATCACGGATAATGACCCTTATTTCAACAACGGTCGCTTTCATCTCTGGCTTCATGCAGAACATCGGCGCCGCCGCACTGTTCCTGCCGGCAGCCAAACGCATCGGTAATCAGACTGGTGTTCCCATCGGTCGCCTGCTCATGCCCATGGGATTCTGCGCGATCATTGGCGGCTGTCTGACCCTTGTCGGCTCCAGCCCGCTCATCCTGCTCAACGACCTCATGGTCGTGGGTGGAACCAAATACGAATCATTCGGCCTTTTCAGCGTCACCCCCGTTGGCTTGCTGTTGATTGCAGCGGCGCTGATCTACTTCATCATCTTTGGCCGGTTCGTTCTCCCCACCCGGTCCGAAGACGAAAGCTCCGGCCCCATGTCCTCTGTTCTGACCGGCACATACAATAACGTCGGTTCCCTTTTTGAATTGCATGTGCCCATGGACTGGAAGAATGATTCCACGCTGAAATCACTCGATCTCAGGCCGGTGTACTTCGCAACCCTGGTCGCCATCGCACGCGACAACGGCAAGGATCACATCTTTGCCCCGCTGCCGAGTGAAACCATCCAGGCTGGCGACCACCTCGTTTTTGTCGGTCCTCAGGAGTTCATCGAACACATGGCCGAGGATATGGGCTGGGCCTTGCAGGCCGAACTGTCCACCTTTGCCGAAGAACTGTCGCCGAACAACGCCGGCATCATGGAAGGTATCGTCACGCCGCGCTCCGAATTCATGGGCAAGACCATTGCCGAATTCCGCCTGCGCGAACGGTTCAAGGTTTCCACTCTGGCCATATTCCGTGGCGACAAACTGTTTGTCAGCGGCTTGAGCGACATTGTCATCGAGTCTGGTGACGCCCTGCTGGTCCACGGCCGCTGGGAAGTCTTCCATATGCTCAACGGCCTGCCCGATCTTGTCTTCACGGAAGACGTGAAGGGTGAGATCCTGCGCACCGAAAAAGCCAAAGTCGCGCTCTTCTGGCTCGCCGTCTCCCTCGTCCTGATTCTCGGGTTCCACATCCAGCTGTCAATTGCACTGCTGACCGGTGCCCTCGGCATGGTCCTCACAAAGGTCCTGACTATCGACGAAGCATATCAATCGGTCGACTGGATGACAGTCTTCCTGCTCGGCGGACTCATCCCGCTGGGCATGGCCTTTGAAAACACAGGAGCAGCGAAATATATCGCTGACACCATCATGGGTGCGCTCGGCACACCTACGCCATTGGTACTCCTGACAGTCATCGGCATCCTGACATCCTTCTTCACACTGGTGGCCTCCAACGTCGGCGCGACCGTACTGCTGGTCCCATTATCCATGAATATGGCGCTCAACGCCGGGGTCGACCCACGAGTCGCAGCACTCACCGTGGCTGTGGCGGCATCGAATACGTTCGTTCTGCCCACCCACCAGGTCAACGCCCTGATCATGCGTCCGGGAGGATACCGCACCATTGATTACGTCCGCAGCGGTGCAGGCATGACCGTCATTTATATGGTTGTAATGATAGCCGCACTAATGCTATTCTACTAA
- a CDS encoding TMEM43 family protein has product MDTMPMRKCQRRLALLWLGLGGASILIVIIQLAGNHFGEDSNGYAQKAFQWLLPAIVPTLSLILGSLATPMDKERQADSFFFWVTMAISGGYLLIILGFLVTRFSVASMVQMVDSSVLWIGPLQGLVGGTMGFFFFREAKNE; this is encoded by the coding sequence ATGGATACAATGCCAATGAGGAAATGCCAGCGTAGATTGGCCTTGTTATGGCTTGGGCTTGGTGGGGCAAGCATTCTTATTGTTATTATCCAACTTGCGGGCAATCATTTCGGTGAGGATAGCAATGGTTATGCACAAAAGGCCTTTCAATGGTTGTTGCCCGCAATTGTTCCTACGCTCAGCCTTATCTTGGGGTCGCTTGCAACGCCGATGGATAAAGAAAGGCAGGCTGATAGTTTCTTTTTTTGGGTTACAATGGCCATTTCTGGGGGGTATTTGCTGATCATTCTTGGATTCCTTGTGACCCGGTTCAGTGTGGCCTCAATGGTACAGATGGTAGATAGTTCGGTTTTGTGGATAGGACCTTTGCAGGGGCTGGTAGGAGGAACTATGGGCTTTTTCTTCTTTAGGGAGGCAAAGAACGAATAA
- the nhaB gene encoding sodium/proton antiporter NhaB — protein MKTPLSKVFVQTFLGNAPSWYKLVIIGFLILNPILMLTAGTFVAGWALIAEFIFTLAMALKCYPLPAGGLLAFEAVVMGMTSAETVYHEALKNFEVILLLIFMVAGIYFMKDFLQFTFTRILVKIQSKKVISLLFCLAGAILSAFLDALTVTAVIMAVAYGFYNVYHRFVSGKGHEDSHDLSSDSTVKKMNHQELRQFRGFLRNLMMHGAVGTALGGVCTLVGEPQNLLVGHEMGWHFIPFFLQAMPVTMPVLVIGLLTCLAVEQFHVCGYGYQLPGNIRSFLLETAMDMEKKAGAKGKLKLVIQALAGIWLVAALALHLAAVGLIGLSVIVLLTAFTGIVEEHQLGHAFEEALPFTALLVVFFSIVAVIHSQELFKPIIDFVLSLHGQNQLVAYYAANGILSSISDNVFVATVYISETKMHFVHMLNAIPGIGMTGQELMAKLTDAHVARADVLATLPQDVAMHVKETMDHFDKLAVAINTGTNIPSVATPNGQAAFLFLLTSTLAPVIRLSYGRMVMLALPYTITMSLSGLAAVYYLL, from the coding sequence ATGAAAACACCATTGTCAAAAGTCTTTGTCCAAACATTTCTCGGGAACGCTCCCAGCTGGTACAAGCTGGTCATCATAGGCTTTCTCATACTGAATCCGATTCTCATGCTGACTGCAGGTACGTTTGTGGCCGGTTGGGCATTGATCGCCGAATTCATCTTCACACTGGCAATGGCGCTGAAATGCTACCCGCTTCCTGCCGGTGGCCTGCTGGCGTTTGAAGCCGTCGTCATGGGCATGACCTCTGCCGAGACCGTCTACCACGAAGCCCTGAAAAACTTTGAAGTCATTCTGCTGCTTATCTTCATGGTTGCCGGTATCTACTTCATGAAGGACTTTCTGCAGTTCACCTTTACGCGCATCCTGGTAAAGATTCAGTCCAAGAAAGTGATTTCCCTGCTGTTCTGTCTTGCCGGCGCGATCCTGTCCGCCTTCCTTGACGCCTTGACTGTCACCGCGGTCATCATGGCTGTTGCCTATGGGTTCTATAACGTTTACCACCGGTTCGTGTCTGGCAAAGGGCATGAAGACTCCCATGATCTCAGCTCGGACTCAACTGTCAAAAAGATGAACCATCAGGAGCTGCGCCAGTTCCGCGGGTTCCTGCGCAATCTCATGATGCATGGCGCAGTCGGTACCGCTCTCGGCGGCGTGTGCACGCTCGTTGGTGAACCGCAGAACCTGCTGGTGGGCCACGAAATGGGCTGGCACTTCATTCCGTTCTTTCTCCAGGCCATGCCGGTCACCATGCCCGTCCTGGTCATCGGTCTCCTGACCTGCCTGGCCGTCGAACAGTTCCACGTTTGCGGGTACGGATACCAGCTGCCCGGCAACATCCGCTCCTTTCTCCTCGAAACAGCAATGGATATGGAGAAAAAAGCCGGAGCAAAAGGCAAGCTCAAACTGGTCATTCAGGCGCTTGCCGGCATCTGGCTCGTAGCGGCCCTGGCGCTCCACCTCGCTGCTGTCGGTCTGATCGGCCTTTCGGTCATTGTCCTGCTCACAGCGTTCACCGGCATTGTCGAGGAACACCAGCTTGGTCACGCCTTTGAAGAGGCCCTGCCCTTCACCGCACTGCTGGTCGTCTTCTTCTCCATCGTCGCGGTCATTCACTCCCAGGAGCTCTTCAAGCCCATCATCGACTTCGTCCTGAGCCTGCACGGTCAGAACCAGCTCGTCGCATACTATGCGGCCAACGGCATCCTCTCCTCGATCTCGGACAACGTCTTTGTGGCCACAGTCTACATCTCGGAAACCAAGATGCACTTCGTTCACATGCTGAATGCCATTCCCGGCATCGGCATGACCGGACAAGAGCTGATGGCCAAACTCACGGACGCGCATGTGGCCCGTGCCGATGTGCTTGCAACCCTTCCTCAGGATGTCGCCATGCACGTCAAGGAGACCATGGATCACTTCGACAAGCTGGCCGTTGCCATCAATACCGGCACCAACATTCCGTCCGTTGCCACTCCTAACGGTCAGGCCGCCTTCCTCTTCCTGCTGACAAGCACACTGGCTCCGGTCATTCGCCTGTCCTACGGCAGAATGGTCATGCTGGCACTGCCCTACACCATCACCATGTCCCTGAGCGGACTGGCCGCTGTGTACTACCTTCTCTAG